The Chlorocebus sabaeus isolate Y175 chromosome 6, mChlSab1.0.hap1, whole genome shotgun sequence genome has a segment encoding these proteins:
- the LOC103234057 gene encoding putative olfactory receptor 7A2 produces MYDSIAGGLGMHVFLMFSSFLCVWVFLFCFVLFFCFCFCRNINQVKAGNETQISEFLLLGFSEKQELQPFLFGLFLSMYLVTVLGNLLIILATISDSHLHTPMYFFLSNLSLVDICFASTTVPKMLVNIQTQSKVITYAGCITQMCFFVLFIVLDSLLLTVMAYDRFVAICHPLHYTVIMNPQLCGLLILVSWITSVLNSMLQSLMMLQLSFCADLEIPHFFCELNEMIHLACFDTFVNDMVMYFAAVLLDGGPLIGILYSYCRIVSSICAISSTQGKYKAFSTCASHLLVVSIFYGTGLGVYLSSTMTQNSHSTAVASVMYTVVTPMLNPFIYSLRNKDIKGALTQFFRGKQ; encoded by the coding sequence ATGTATGACAGCATTGCTGGTGGGTTGGGAATGCATGTTTTTCTCatgttctcttctttcttgtgtgtgtgggtttttttgttttgttttgttttgtttttttgtttttgtttttgtagaaacatcAACCAGGTGAAAGCAGGGAATGAGACACAAAtttcagaatttcttcttctaggattttcagaaaaacaagaattgCAGCCATTCCTCTTTGGGCTGTTCCTGTCCATGTACCTGGTCACCGTGCTTGGGAACCTGCTCATCATCCTGGCCACAATCTCAGACTCCCACCTCCACAcccccatgtacttcttcctctCCAACCTGTCCTTGGTAGACATCTGTTTTGCCTCCACCACGGTCCCAAAGATGTTGGTGAACATCCAGACACAGAGCAAAGTCATCACCTACGCAGGCTGCATCACCCAGATGTGCTTCTTTGTACTCTTTATAGTGTTGGATAGCTTACTCCTGACCGTGATGGCCTATGACCGGTTTGTGGCCATCTGTCACCCCCTACACTACACGGTCATCATGAACCCTCAGCTCTGTGGACTGCTGATTCTGGTGTCCTGGATCACGAGTGTCCTAAACTCCATGCTACAAAGCTTAATGATGTTGCAGTTGTCCTTCTGCGCAGACTTGGAAATCCCTCACTTTTTCTGTGAACTTAATGAGATGATCCACCTTGCCTGTTTTGACACCTTTGTGAACGACATGGTGATGTATTTTGCAGCTGTGCTGCTGGACGGTGGTCCTCTTATTGGGATCCTTTATTCTTACTGTAGAATAGTTTCCTCCATATGTGCAATCTCGTCGACTCAGGGGAAGTACAAGGCATTTTCCACCTGTGCATCTCACCTCTTGGTTGTCTCCATATTTTATGGTACGGGGCTAGGAGTGTACCTTAGCTCTACTATGACCCAAAACTCACACTCAACTGCTGTCGCCTCAGTGATGTACACTGTGGTCACCCCCATGCTCAACCCCTTCATTTACAGTCTGAGGAATAAAGACATAAAGGGGGCTTTGACACAATTCTTCAGAGGGAAACAATAA